A part of Chitinimonas koreensis genomic DNA contains:
- a CDS encoding FKBP-type peptidyl-prolyl cis-trans isomerase, with translation MIAPFKRKEIHVTDTLIIEELSVGEGAEAQAGQEATVHYTGWLTDGRKFDSSKDRGIPFSFPLGAGHVIKGWDQGVQGMKVGGVRKLTIPPQMGYGARGAGGVIPPNAVLVFEVELLGLE, from the coding sequence ATGATCGCGCCGTTCAAACGCAAGGAAATCCACGTGACCGATACCCTCATCATCGAAGAACTCAGCGTCGGCGAAGGCGCCGAAGCTCAGGCCGGCCAGGAAGCGACCGTGCACTACACCGGCTGGCTCACCGACGGCCGCAAGTTCGATTCGAGCAAGGACCGCGGCATCCCGTTCAGCTTCCCGCTCGGCGCCGGCCACGTGATCAAGGGCTGGGACCAGGGCGTGCAGGGCATGAAGGTCGGCGGCGTGCGCAAGCTGACCATCCCGCCGCAGATGGGCTACGGCGCCCGCGGCGCCGGCGGCGTGATCCCGCCCAACGCCGTGCTGGTGTTCGAAGTCGAACTGCTCGGCCTCGAGTAA
- a CDS encoding DUF2189 domain-containing protein, with amino-acid sequence MAETLDEAIPAALNPRVRDLPWHTPFIWLRRALGDVRATPTGLIFYGGAFVAMGWCIRRLFGYAPEHTMTLITGFLIAGPFLCLGLYEISRRHETVARVKLLPTLTALRANPAGIGLFAIVLALLVAGWMRVSVVVFALFFTENVPDLKLILSPHFLTEENTTFLAVWLGSGAVFALLAFAMSVVAIPVMLDRDADTFTAIFASVRVCLANPACMLTWGTLIVLLTLAGFALWGVGVAFTVPLVGHATWHAYRALIE; translated from the coding sequence ATGGCGGAAACACTCGACGAAGCGATCCCGGCCGCGCTCAACCCGCGCGTGCGCGACCTGCCCTGGCACACCCCCTTCATCTGGCTACGCCGCGCGCTCGGCGACGTGCGCGCCACGCCGACCGGCCTGATCTTCTACGGCGGCGCCTTCGTGGCGATGGGCTGGTGCATCCGCCGGCTGTTCGGCTACGCGCCCGAACACACCATGACGCTGATCACCGGCTTCCTGATCGCCGGCCCCTTCCTCTGCCTCGGCCTCTACGAGATCAGCCGCCGCCACGAAACGGTGGCACGCGTGAAGCTGCTGCCCACGCTGACCGCGCTGCGCGCCAACCCGGCCGGCATCGGCCTGTTCGCCATCGTGCTGGCCTTGCTGGTGGCCGGCTGGATGCGGGTGTCGGTGGTGGTGTTCGCGCTGTTCTTCACCGAGAACGTGCCCGACCTCAAGCTGATCCTGTCGCCGCACTTCCTGACCGAGGAGAACACCACCTTCCTGGCGGTCTGGCTCGGCTCGGGCGCGGTGTTCGCGCTGCTGGCCTTCGCCATGTCGGTGGTGGCCATCCCGGTAATGCTCGACCGCGACGCCGACACCTTCACCGCGATCTTCGCCAGCGTGCGCGTGTGCCTGGCCAACCCGGCCTGCATGCTGACCTGGGGCACGCTGATCGTGCTGCTGACGCTGGCCGGCTTCGCGCTGTGGGGCGTCGGCGTGGCCTTCACCGTGCCGCTGGTCGGCCATGCCACCTGGCATGCCTACCGGGCGCTGATCGAGTAG
- a CDS encoding NAD(P)-dependent oxidoreductase produces the protein MYRIVFLDRASLPVAVRRPAFAHDWAEYDATAPEQVIERCLDAEVVISNKVRLDAAALAALPQLKLIAVAATGVNNVDLAAARRHGIAVANIRGYAEHSVPEHALMLMLALLRNLPAYQRELAAGAWNASPHFCHFGPTIRDLHGRTVAIVGAGTLGRRSAELARAFGAETLFAEHRGTATVRDGYTAFDEALARADVLSLHCPLTEATRNLIGTAELAAMKPDAILVNTARGGLVDEAALLAALRAGRLAGAGVDVLHEEPPRQGNALIEAGLPNLIVTPHVGWASFEAMSRLAAQLVDNIEAWADGSPQNLV, from the coding sequence ATGTACCGCATCGTCTTCCTCGACCGCGCCAGCCTGCCGGTCGCCGTCCGCCGCCCGGCCTTCGCCCACGACTGGGCCGAATACGACGCCACCGCCCCCGAACAGGTGATCGAACGCTGCCTCGACGCCGAGGTGGTGATCAGCAACAAGGTGCGGCTCGACGCCGCCGCGCTGGCCGCGCTGCCGCAGTTGAAGCTGATCGCGGTGGCCGCCACCGGCGTCAACAACGTCGACCTGGCCGCCGCCCGCCGGCACGGCATCGCGGTGGCCAACATCCGCGGCTATGCCGAACACAGCGTGCCCGAGCACGCGCTGATGCTGATGCTGGCGCTGCTGCGCAACCTGCCGGCCTACCAGCGCGAGCTGGCGGCCGGCGCCTGGAACGCCTCGCCGCACTTCTGCCATTTCGGCCCGACCATCCGCGACCTGCACGGCCGCACCGTGGCCATCGTCGGCGCCGGCACGCTGGGCCGCCGCAGCGCGGAACTGGCGCGCGCCTTCGGCGCCGAAACGCTGTTCGCCGAGCATCGCGGCACGGCGACGGTGCGCGACGGCTACACCGCGTTCGACGAGGCGCTGGCGCGGGCCGACGTGCTGAGCCTGCACTGCCCGCTGACCGAGGCCACCCGCAACCTGATCGGTACGGCCGAGCTGGCGGCGATGAAGCCGGACGCCATCCTGGTCAACACCGCCCGCGGCGGCCTGGTCGACGAGGCCGCGCTGCTGGCGGCGCTGCGTGCGGGCCGGCTGGCCGGCGCCGGCGTCGACGTGCTGCACGAGGAACCGCCGCGCCAGGGCAATGCGCTGATCGAGGCCGGCCTGCCGAACCTGATCGTCACGCCGCACGTCGGCTGGGCCAGCTTCGAGGCGATGAGCCGGCTGGCCGCGCAGCTGGTCGACAATATCGAGGCCTGGGCCGACGGCAGCCCGCAGAACCTGGTCTGA
- a CDS encoding GNAT family N-acetyltransferase, which translates to MDDPLVIHPLDAGRLADHLHFFDHDAFADNPRWASCYCHFLHADHDARDWNSRDAAENRAAIIPLVEQRRYRGYLAYRGGKPIGWCHAGPKALTPALLDSPADADPRIGAIGCFVVAKPWRGQGVARALLARALADFAAQGFAWAEAFPQREAAGEAANHWGPLTMYLAAGFEIVDERPDGGLTVRKRLAEAGC; encoded by the coding sequence ATGGACGATCCGCTCGTCATCCATCCGCTCGACGCCGGCCGGCTGGCCGACCACCTGCATTTCTTCGATCACGACGCCTTCGCCGACAACCCGCGCTGGGCCTCCTGCTACTGCCACTTCCTGCATGCCGACCACGACGCGCGCGACTGGAACAGCCGCGACGCGGCCGAGAACCGCGCGGCGATCATTCCGCTGGTCGAGCAGCGGCGCTATCGCGGCTACCTGGCCTATCGCGGCGGCAAGCCGATCGGCTGGTGCCACGCCGGCCCCAAGGCGCTGACCCCGGCGCTGCTGGACAGCCCGGCCGACGCCGACCCGCGGATCGGCGCGATCGGCTGCTTCGTGGTGGCCAAGCCCTGGCGCGGCCAGGGCGTGGCCCGTGCGCTGCTGGCCCGTGCGCTGGCCGACTTCGCCGCGCAGGGCTTCGCCTGGGCCGAGGCCTTCCCGCAGCGCGAAGCGGCCGGCGAGGCGGCCAACCACTGGGGGCCGCTGACCATGTACCTGGCGGCGGGTTTCGAGATCGTGGACGAGCGGCCGGATGGCGGCCTGACGGTGCGCAAGCGGCTGGCGGAAGCCGGCTGCTGA
- a CDS encoding TetR family transcriptional regulator, translating to MARRTKEQAEQTREQLLDAAERVFHDKGVTRATLDDIARDAGMTRGAIYWHFKNKTDVFKAMCDRACLPMQAMLDTLAAEPGDDPLGCLTRDGARILRQVAEDPHLLQVFEIILFKTEFSEVAAEVMAEEAERAASCRRQLATVLRAAQALGQLPAHLDCDLAAFALNSFIIGCIREWLELREFDLAARADWLMATFYAGLRHAPPLPPS from the coding sequence ATGGCAAGACGAACCAAGGAACAGGCGGAACAGACCCGAGAACAGCTGCTCGACGCGGCCGAACGGGTGTTCCACGACAAGGGCGTGACGCGCGCCACGCTCGACGACATCGCGCGCGACGCGGGCATGACGCGCGGCGCGATCTATTGGCATTTCAAGAACAAGACCGACGTCTTCAAGGCGATGTGCGACCGCGCCTGCCTGCCGATGCAGGCGATGCTCGACACGCTGGCCGCGGAGCCGGGCGACGATCCGCTCGGCTGCCTGACGCGCGACGGCGCGCGCATCCTGCGCCAGGTGGCCGAGGACCCGCACCTCTTGCAGGTGTTCGAGATCATCCTGTTCAAGACCGAGTTCTCCGAAGTGGCCGCCGAGGTGATGGCCGAGGAGGCCGAGCGCGCCGCCTCCTGCCGCCGCCAGCTCGCCACGGTGCTGCGCGCGGCGCAGGCGCTCGGCCAGCTGCCGGCCCATCTCGACTGCGACCTGGCCGCCTTCGCGCTCAACAGCTTCATCATCGGCTGCATCCGCGAATGGCTCGAACTGCGCGAATTCGACCTCGCCGCGCGGGCCGACTGGCTGATGGCGACCTTCTACGCCGGCCTGCGGCACGCGCCGCCGCTGCCGCCGTCCTGA
- a CDS encoding efflux RND transporter periplasmic adaptor subunit has product MPASRPTLSRALPFVPAVLGVAILAACGKGPEQHGGGFPPPQVTYETVAPRDVPVEFEYPGQTAGSREVEIRARVTGIVDRRLYEEGSRVTKGTALFRLDPAPFAAAAAASEANVVTAEARLKQAERDYNRLKPLIEAKAVSQQEFDNAASGLDIARAALKAAQAQHNSSRIDLGYTDVRAPITGVVGRALKVEGSLANAQGDSLLATMAQTDPIHVNFSLSNADRNRVQAEVEAGTLKLPEGGYVVKVKNAGGQMVKQSGKLDFSDYKADANTGAYSSRAELPNPKAELAPGEFVRVVLTGAVRPGAIALPQRAVLDGPTGKYVYLVGKGQDGKPAAEMRPVVPGDWVRLEGADPNGWIIKQGLKAGDNVIVDGVARIFMPGQPIVPMTAAQAAAAAKQPPAGAPAAKP; this is encoded by the coding sequence ATGCCCGCGTCTCGTCCCACCCTGTCCCGCGCGCTGCCGTTCGTACCGGCCGTGCTCGGCGTCGCCATCCTGGCCGCCTGCGGCAAGGGCCCGGAGCAGCACGGCGGCGGCTTCCCGCCGCCGCAAGTCACTTATGAAACCGTCGCGCCGCGCGACGTGCCGGTCGAATTCGAGTACCCGGGCCAGACCGCCGGCTCGCGCGAAGTCGAGATCCGCGCCCGCGTCACCGGCATCGTCGACCGCCGCCTGTACGAGGAAGGCAGCCGCGTGACCAAGGGCACCGCGCTGTTCCGCCTCGACCCGGCGCCGTTCGCCGCCGCCGCCGCGGCCAGCGAAGCCAACGTGGTCACCGCCGAAGCCCGCCTCAAGCAGGCCGAGCGCGACTACAACCGGCTCAAGCCGCTGATCGAAGCCAAGGCCGTCAGCCAGCAGGAATTCGACAACGCGGCCTCCGGCCTCGACATCGCCCGCGCCGCGCTCAAGGCCGCCCAGGCCCAGCACAACAGCAGCCGCATCGACCTCGGCTACACCGACGTGCGCGCGCCGATCACCGGCGTGGTCGGCCGTGCGCTCAAGGTCGAAGGCTCGCTCGCCAACGCCCAGGGCGACAGCCTCCTGGCCACCATGGCGCAGACCGATCCGATCCACGTCAACTTCTCGCTCTCCAACGCCGACCGCAACCGCGTGCAGGCCGAGGTCGAGGCCGGCACGCTCAAGCTGCCGGAAGGCGGCTACGTGGTGAAGGTGAAGAACGCCGGCGGCCAGATGGTCAAGCAGAGCGGCAAGCTCGACTTCAGCGACTACAAGGCCGACGCCAACACCGGCGCCTACTCGAGCCGGGCCGAACTGCCCAACCCCAAGGCCGAGCTGGCGCCGGGCGAGTTCGTCCGCGTGGTGCTGACCGGCGCGGTGCGCCCCGGCGCGATCGCCCTGCCCCAGCGCGCGGTGCTCGACGGCCCGACTGGCAAGTACGTCTACCTGGTCGGCAAGGGCCAGGACGGCAAGCCGGCGGCCGAGATGCGGCCGGTGGTGCCGGGCGACTGGGTGCGGCTCGAAGGCGCCGACCCCAACGGCTGGATCATCAAGCAGGGCCTCAAGGCCGGCGACAACGTGATCGTCGACGGCGTGGCGCGCATCTTCATGCCGGGCCAGCCCATCGTGCCGATGACCGCCGCGCAGGCCGCCGCCGCAGCCAAGCAGCCGCCGGCCGGCGCGCCCGCCGCCAAGCCCTGA
- a CDS encoding efflux RND transporter permease subunit — protein sequence MFSRFFIDRPIFAFVISIFIVIAGLAAMRALPIAQYPEIAPPVVTIRAFYPGASAETIAETVAAPIENAVTGVEGMMYMSSTSTSNGAVEITVTFEIGTNADNAAVNVNNRVKQADARLPEEVRRQGVTVEKGSSAFLQVLAFYSPDGKYGDLYTSNYITLNVLDSIKKIPGTTGVQIFGAKDYAMRIWLKPDRMTQLKVTVPEVAAALAEQNAQFAAGKIGQSPTGGGQEMVYTITAKGRLSTEQEFENVIVRSNSDGSQLRLKDIARVELGSKDNDFNGTYNGRPAVLMGVFLQPGANALEVGDEVKATVARLAERFPAGMTYAIPYDTTRFVEVSIQEVVKTLGEAMVLVFLVVFLFLQNWRATLIPTLAVPVSLIGTFAGLQMLGYSINTLTLFGMVLAIGIVVDDAIVVLENVERIMHEQHLPAREAAILAMKEVTGPVIAIVLVLCAVFVPIAFLGGLTGELYRQFAVTISIAVVLSGLVALTMTPALCVLMLKREHKQTARFFLWFNDWFHRVTGRYIGGVTFFMKRSLLGIFLFLGMVAITVGMFKITPSSLVPDEDQGYYIGAVFLPDGASLERTDKVVAEVIKAIRSNPANEHVMAFSGMDFIGGGFKNNAATIFVTQKHWDERNVTTQQLVGELFMKTGGIKEALVLAFNPPAIFGLGNTGGFEVYLQNRGEGGTKKLVEAMGPLIGASHQNPVLAGGGGLQTLWKPNAPQLYVDVDRDRAKALGVPLNDAFNTLAGTLGTYYVNDFNKYGRAWQVLMSADTQYRKRPEDIGRLYVKSQRGEMVPLSAFAKVEYSSGPDTVDRYNNLPAVKLMGNAGPGYSSGQAIAAFEQMAKQVLPKDVDYEWTGSAFQEKKVSSASIIALALAAVMVFLILAAQYEKWSLPFSVLLAMPFGMFGALVAVHLRGFTNDVYFQIGLVTLLGLAAKNAILIVEFAVMKHHEGYPVAAAAIEAARLRFRPIIMTSLAFILGVLPLAISHGAGAGARTSVGTGVVGGMMAATFLAIFFVPLFYKLITDLRLKTPPEELVPPKSESEYGIVEGVHRDEK from the coding sequence ATGTTCTCCCGCTTCTTCATCGACAGGCCCATCTTCGCCTTCGTGATCTCGATCTTCATCGTGATCGCGGGTCTGGCGGCGATGCGTGCGCTGCCCATCGCGCAATACCCCGAAATCGCCCCGCCGGTGGTCACCATCCGCGCGTTCTACCCGGGCGCTTCGGCCGAGACCATCGCCGAAACCGTGGCGGCCCCGATCGAAAACGCCGTCACCGGGGTGGAAGGCATGATGTACATGTCGTCCACCTCGACCTCGAACGGCGCGGTCGAGATCACCGTCACCTTCGAGATCGGCACCAATGCCGACAATGCGGCGGTCAACGTCAACAACCGCGTCAAGCAGGCCGACGCGCGCCTGCCCGAGGAAGTCCGGCGCCAGGGCGTCACCGTCGAGAAGGGCTCGTCCGCCTTCCTGCAGGTGCTGGCCTTCTACTCGCCCGACGGCAAGTACGGCGATCTCTACACCTCGAACTACATCACGCTCAACGTGCTGGATTCGATCAAGAAGATCCCCGGCACCACCGGCGTGCAGATCTTCGGCGCCAAGGACTACGCCATGCGTATCTGGCTCAAGCCCGATCGCATGACGCAGCTCAAGGTGACCGTGCCCGAGGTGGCGGCCGCGCTGGCCGAGCAGAACGCCCAGTTCGCCGCCGGCAAGATCGGCCAGTCGCCCACCGGCGGCGGCCAGGAGATGGTCTACACCATCACCGCCAAGGGCCGGCTGTCGACCGAGCAGGAATTCGAGAACGTCATCGTGCGTTCCAATTCCGACGGCAGCCAGCTGCGCCTGAAGGACATCGCCCGGGTCGAACTCGGCTCCAAGGACAACGACTTCAACGGTACCTACAACGGCCGTCCGGCCGTGCTGATGGGCGTGTTCCTGCAGCCGGGCGCCAACGCGCTCGAGGTCGGCGACGAGGTCAAGGCCACCGTCGCGCGGCTGGCCGAACGCTTCCCGGCCGGCATGACCTACGCCATCCCCTACGACACCACGCGCTTCGTCGAGGTATCGATTCAGGAGGTGGTGAAGACGCTCGGCGAAGCCATGGTGCTGGTGTTCCTGGTGGTGTTCCTGTTCCTGCAGAACTGGCGCGCGACGCTGATCCCGACGCTGGCGGTGCCGGTATCGCTGATCGGCACCTTCGCCGGCCTGCAGATGCTGGGCTACTCGATCAACACCCTGACGCTGTTCGGCATGGTGCTGGCCATCGGTATCGTGGTCGACGATGCGATCGTGGTGCTCGAGAACGTCGAGCGGATCATGCACGAGCAGCATCTCCCGGCGCGCGAGGCCGCCATCCTGGCCATGAAGGAAGTGACCGGCCCGGTGATCGCCATCGTGCTGGTGCTGTGCGCGGTGTTCGTGCCGATCGCCTTCCTCGGCGGCCTGACCGGCGAGCTCTACCGGCAGTTCGCGGTGACCATATCGATCGCGGTGGTGCTGTCCGGCCTGGTCGCGCTCACCATGACGCCGGCGCTGTGCGTGCTGATGCTCAAGCGCGAGCACAAGCAGACCGCCCGCTTCTTCCTGTGGTTCAACGACTGGTTCCACCGCGTCACCGGCCGCTACATCGGCGGCGTCACCTTCTTCATGAAGCGCTCGCTGCTGGGCATCTTCCTGTTCCTGGGCATGGTCGCGATCACCGTCGGCATGTTCAAGATCACGCCGAGCTCGCTGGTGCCCGACGAAGACCAGGGCTACTACATCGGCGCGGTGTTCCTGCCGGACGGCGCCTCGCTCGAGCGCACCGACAAGGTGGTGGCCGAAGTCATCAAGGCGATCCGTTCCAACCCGGCCAACGAGCACGTGATGGCGTTCAGCGGCATGGACTTCATCGGCGGCGGCTTCAAGAACAACGCGGCGACCATCTTCGTCACCCAGAAGCACTGGGACGAGCGCAACGTCACCACCCAGCAGCTGGTGGGCGAGCTGTTCATGAAGACCGGCGGCATCAAGGAGGCGCTGGTGCTGGCCTTCAACCCGCCGGCGATCTTCGGCCTGGGCAATACGGGCGGCTTCGAGGTCTACCTGCAGAACCGCGGCGAGGGCGGCACCAAGAAGCTGGTCGAAGCCATGGGCCCGCTGATCGGCGCCTCGCACCAGAACCCGGTGCTGGCCGGCGGCGGCGGCCTGCAGACGCTGTGGAAGCCGAACGCGCCGCAGCTCTACGTCGACGTCGACCGCGACCGCGCCAAGGCGCTCGGCGTACCGCTGAACGATGCCTTCAACACGCTGGCCGGCACGCTCGGCACCTACTACGTGAACGACTTCAACAAGTACGGCCGTGCCTGGCAGGTCCTGATGAGCGCCGACACGCAGTACCGCAAGCGTCCCGAGGACATCGGCCGGCTGTACGTGAAGAGCCAGCGCGGCGAGATGGTGCCGCTGTCGGCCTTCGCCAAGGTCGAATACAGCTCGGGCCCGGACACGGTCGACCGCTACAACAACCTGCCGGCCGTGAAGTTGATGGGCAACGCCGGCCCCGGCTACTCCTCGGGCCAGGCGATCGCCGCCTTCGAGCAGATGGCCAAGCAGGTGCTGCCCAAGGACGTCGACTACGAATGGACCGGCTCGGCCTTCCAGGAGAAGAAGGTGTCGAGCGCCTCGATCATCGCGCTGGCGCTGGCGGCGGTCATGGTGTTCCTGATCCTGGCGGCGCAGTACGAGAAGTGGTCGCTGCCGTTCTCGGTGCTGCTGGCCATGCCCTTCGGCATGTTCGGCGCGCTGGTCGCGGTGCACCTGCGCGGCTTCACCAACGACGTCTACTTCCAGATCGGCCTGGTGACGCTGCTCGGCCTCGCCGCCAAGAACGCGATCCTGATCGTCGAGTTCGCGGTGATGAAGCACCACGAGGGCTATCCGGTGGCGGCCGCGGCGATCGAGGCGGCACGGCTGCGCTTCCGCCCGATCATCATGACCTCGCTGGCCTTCATCCTCGGCGTGCTGCCGCTGGCGATCAGCCACGGCGCCGGCGCCGGCGCGCGGACCTCGGTCGGCACCGGCGTGGTGGGCGGCATGATGGCGGCCACCTTCCTGGCCATCTTCTTCGTCCCGCTGTTCTACAAGCTGATCACCGACCTGCGGCTGAAGACCCCGCCGGAGGAACTGGTGCCGCCGAAGTCCGAAAGCGAATACGGCATCGTCGAAGGAGTGCATCGCGATGAAAAGTAA
- a CDS encoding efflux transporter outer membrane subunit, with protein MKSKLIKPSLIALALAAALSGCATTPPPVFELPAHQSEAAPAELNAWWKSFNDPTLNALVDEALAHNADVLTAIETVGQSKSTLRQAQVALLPDVNVGLNANRNSPSDETAQPGQGGTNTVYRGGFSVSYELDLWGRVWKAKDAAAAQLLATQYAREATRAAVAAQTAKSYFALLGLDADEALLTQTLATRDEALTLQKKRYDAGASSDYELSLATAERAAIAAALPQTVAAREKAESALAVLLGRTPKEVVEGRVARGNGLAVLAKVPEIPAGLSADLLTRRPDVRRAEAQLAFAEASLGEAKRRYFPSLSLTGFLGGESLELGNLLDSTARTWSVAGALLQPLVGLARIDAQVDAAKSQRAQAEIAYAQAARAAYGDARAALAGHRAARETLVATEARADSQGRVKALTDTRYKAGVSSYLDLLNSERDRLTAERDRVNALQGRLTAMVDVYQALGGGWSSEALAKAE; from the coding sequence ATGAAAAGTAAGCTGATCAAACCGAGCCTGATCGCGCTGGCGCTGGCCGCCGCGCTGAGCGGCTGCGCCACCACCCCGCCGCCGGTGTTCGAATTGCCGGCGCACCAGAGCGAGGCCGCGCCGGCCGAGCTGAACGCCTGGTGGAAGAGCTTCAACGATCCGACGCTGAACGCGCTGGTCGACGAGGCGCTGGCCCACAACGCCGACGTGCTGACCGCGATCGAGACCGTCGGCCAGTCCAAGAGCACGCTGCGCCAGGCCCAGGTGGCGCTGCTGCCCGACGTCAACGTCGGCCTCAACGCCAACCGCAACAGCCCGAGCGACGAGACGGCGCAGCCGGGCCAGGGCGGGACCAACACGGTCTACCGCGGCGGCTTCTCGGTGTCCTACGAGCTCGATCTGTGGGGCCGGGTGTGGAAGGCCAAGGACGCGGCGGCGGCCCAGCTGCTGGCCACCCAGTACGCCCGCGAGGCGACCCGTGCCGCGGTCGCGGCGCAGACCGCCAAGAGCTACTTCGCCCTGCTCGGCCTGGATGCCGACGAGGCGCTGCTGACCCAGACGCTGGCCACCCGCGACGAGGCGCTGACGCTGCAGAAGAAGCGCTACGACGCCGGCGCCTCGAGCGACTACGAGCTGAGCCTGGCGACGGCCGAACGCGCCGCGATCGCCGCCGCGCTGCCGCAGACGGTGGCGGCGCGCGAGAAGGCCGAGTCGGCGCTGGCGGTGCTGCTGGGCCGCACGCCGAAGGAAGTGGTCGAAGGCCGCGTGGCGCGCGGCAACGGCCTGGCGGTGCTGGCCAAGGTGCCGGAGATCCCGGCCGGCCTGTCGGCCGACCTGTTGACCCGGCGGCCCGACGTGCGCCGCGCCGAGGCGCAGCTGGCCTTCGCCGAAGCGAGCCTGGGCGAAGCCAAGCGGCGCTACTTCCCGAGCCTGAGCCTGACCGGATTCCTCGGCGGCGAGAGCCTGGAACTGGGCAACCTGCTCGACAGCACGGCGCGCACCTGGAGCGTCGCCGGCGCGCTGCTGCAGCCGCTGGTGGGCCTGGCCAGGATCGACGCCCAGGTCGACGCCGCCAAGTCGCAGCGCGCCCAGGCCGAGATCGCCTACGCCCAGGCCGCCCGCGCCGCCTACGGCGACGCCCGCGCCGCGCTGGCCGGCCACCGCGCCGCCCGCGAGACGCTGGTCGCCACCGAGGCGCGCGCCGACAGCCAGGGCCGCGTCAAGGCGCTGACCGACACGCGCTACAAGGCCGGCGTGTCGAGCTACCTCGACCTGCTCAACAGCGAACGCGACCGGCTGACGGCCGAGCGCGATCGGGTGAATGCCTTGCAGGGGCGGTTGACGGCGATGGTCGACGTCTACCAGGCGCTCGGCGGTGGGTGGAGCAGCGAGGCGCTGGCGAAGGCCGAGTAG
- a CDS encoding DUF1153 domain-containing protein: MKMEEDIKRWTAKRKSALVLDIIQGKTTVAEASRAYDLSPAEVENWVEDGKRGMENALRANPLDVREQYERQIKDLQEAYLDSGQGIMIRART; this comes from the coding sequence ATGAAGATGGAAGAAGACATCAAGCGGTGGACGGCCAAGCGCAAGAGCGCACTGGTCTTGGACATCATCCAGGGCAAGACGACGGTAGCCGAAGCCAGCCGGGCCTATGACCTCTCGCCTGCCGAAGTGGAAAACTGGGTCGAAGACGGCAAGCGGGGCATGGAAAATGCGCTACGCGCCAATCCGCTCGATGTGCGAGAGCAATACGAGCGGCAGATCAAAGACCTGCAAGAGGCTTATCTGGATAGTGGGCAAGGCATTATGATACGTGCTCGTACTTAA
- a CDS encoding imm11 family protein gives MNFYRILADPAATTRWYLKSPTDLHGIEVDPRIFTQGLCVNSLQPLNLPLRRPGYEVDFNFCDFDMVVTPAVINVELERLVGEVIQRIPVQINGSSNKYEILNICNLVQCIDESKSMYTKWTDSDGRPEKIGEYRMIAKISIDPLAANGHHIFRLSGWPIALIISEEVKSLLETRKVSGIKYEHVS, from the coding sequence ATGAACTTCTACCGTATTTTAGCTGACCCAGCCGCTACTACACGATGGTATCTAAAATCGCCGACTGATCTGCATGGCATTGAAGTAGATCCGCGGATATTTACACAAGGCCTTTGTGTAAATTCACTGCAACCATTAAATTTACCCCTTCGACGGCCTGGTTACGAAGTTGACTTCAATTTCTGTGATTTTGATATGGTTGTCACGCCAGCGGTCATCAATGTAGAACTGGAACGTCTTGTAGGAGAAGTTATTCAGCGCATCCCAGTTCAGATTAATGGGTCGAGTAATAAATACGAAATTTTGAACATATGCAATCTTGTTCAATGCATCGACGAATCGAAATCGATGTACACTAAATGGACTGATTCTGATGGACGCCCTGAGAAGATTGGAGAGTATCGAATGATAGCCAAAATCTCCATTGATCCACTAGCTGCAAATGGTCATCATATATTTAGATTATCTGGCTGGCCCATTGCACTGATAATATCAGAGGAAGTAAAAAGCCTCCTCGAAACCAGGAAAGTGTCCGGCATTAAGTACGAGCACGTATCATAA